A section of the Citrus sinensis cultivar Valencia sweet orange chromosome 8, DVS_A1.0, whole genome shotgun sequence genome encodes:
- the LOC102606925 gene encoding protein LONG AFTER FAR-RED 3 isoform X5, translating into MNIYVAISATIALALSIFSFPLLNNFYLLKLTPATTTTTTTNLEADLVVTNGVIFTGDDSLLFADSMAIKNGRIVSVGNYSAVQQLAADGTNVLNLQGKVVVPGFIDSHVHFIPGGLQMARVKLRGVSHKDEFVRRVKEAVKNSKKGSWILGGGWNNDLWGGDLPMASWIDDITPHNPVWLSRMDGHMGLANSVALQLVGITNLSEDPNGGTIMKTSSGEPTGLLIDAAMKLILPWIPEVSVDERREALLRASNLALSRGVTTVVDFGRYYPGESVQLSWEDFADVYQWASYSEKMKIRVCLFFPLETWSSLADLINKTGHVLSDWVYLGGVKAFADGSLGSNSALFHEPYADEPHNYGLQVMELESLLSMTMASDKSGLQVAIHAIGDRANDLVLDMYKSVVVTTGKRDQRFRIEHAQHLASGTAARFGDQGIVASMQVADINPLFAIRTAMKRIPPGWDNAWIPSERISFTDALIAHTLSAAACMLS; encoded by the exons ATGAATATTTACGTAGCCATCTCAGCCACCATCGCCCTCGCTCTTTCAATCTTCTCATTTCCTCTTCTCAACAACTTTT ATTTGCTGAAATTGACaccagcaacaacaacaacaacaacaacaaacttaGAAGCCGACTTAGTTGTAACCAATGGAGTTATATTCACGGGTGATGACTCTCTGCTGTTTGCTGATTCCATGGCCATAAAAAACGGCAGGATTGTCAGCGTTGGCAATTACTCTGCTGTTCAGCAATTGGCTGCTGATGGAACAAACGTGTTGAATCTTCAAGGGAAAGTTGTGGTTCCTGGCTTTATCGATTCTCATGTTCACTTCATCCCTGGAGGACTTCAG ATGGCGCGGGTGAAATTGCGAGGTGTTAGTCACAAGGATGAATTTGTGAGAAGGGTCAAAGAAGCAGTGAAAA ACTCGAAAAAGGGCTCCTGGATTTTGGGGGGTGGATGGAACAATGATCTCTGGGGAGGAGACCTGCCAATGGCATCGTGGATTGATGATATTACACCTCACAATCCA GTTTGGTTATCAAGGATGGATGGTCATATGGGCTTGGCCAATTCAGTGGCCCTACAGCTTGTTGGGATTACTAATTTATCTGAAGATCCAAATGGTGGAACTATAATGAAGACATCTAGTGGAG AACCTACTGGACTGCTGATTGATGCTGCAATGAAGCTTATTCTCCCATGGATTCCAGAGGTATCGGTCGATGAAAGAAGGGAAGCATTACTTAGAGCTAGCAATCTCGCCCTGTCGAGGGGAGTGACAACTGTTGTTGATTTTGGAAGATATTATCCCGGGGAATCAGTTCAACTCTCCTGGGAAGATTTTGCAG ATGTCTACCAATGGGCGTCTTATTCGGAGAAGATGAAGATCAGGGTTTGCTTGTTCTTTCCACTGGAGACATGGTCAAGTTTAGCT GATCTTATTAACAAAACAGGTCATGTCCTAAGTGATTGGGTTTACTTGGGCGGTGTGAAGGCTTTTGCTGATGGATCTTTAGGTTCTAATAGTGCTCTCTTTCATGAG CCATATGCCGATGAGCCTCATAATTATGGCCTACAAGTAATGGAACTAGAAAGTCTTTTGAGCATGACCATGGCATCGGATAAATCTGGGCTTCAG GTTGCTATTCATGCTATAGGTGATAGAGCAAATGATTTGGTTCTGGATATGTACAAATCAGTTGTTGTAACAACTGGAAAGAGAGACCAAAGATTTAGG aTTGAGCACGCCCAACATCTAGCTTCCGGAACAGCTGCCCGATTCGGCGATCAAGGGATTGTTGCTTCAATGCAG GTTGCAGATATCAATCCTTTATTTGCTATCAGGACAGCAATGAAAAGAATACCTCCTGGTTGGGACAATGCTTGGATTCCATCAGAGAGAATTTCATTCACTGATGCTTTGATTGC GCATACTCTTTCGGCTGCAGCGTGCATGCTTTCTTGA
- the LOC102606925 gene encoding protein LONG AFTER FAR-RED 3 isoform X1 → MNIYVAISATIALALSIFSFPLLNNFYLLKLTPATTTTTTTNLEADLVVTNGVIFTGDDSLLFADSMAIKNGRIVSVGNYSAVQQLAADGTNVLNLQGKVVVPGFIDSHVHFIPGGLQMARVKLRGVSHKDEFVRRVKEAVKNSKKGSWILGGGWNNDLWGGDLPMASWIDDITPHNPVWLSRMDGHMGLANSVALQLVGITNLSEDPNGGTIMKTSSGEPTGLLIDAAMKLILPWIPEVSVDERREALLRASNLALSRGVTTVVDFGRYYPGESVQLSWEDFADVYQWASYSEKMKIRVCLFFPLETWSSLADLINKTGHVLSDWVYLGGVKAFADGSLGSNSALFHEPYADEPHNYGLQVMELESLLSMTMASDKSGLQVAIHAIGDRANDLVLDMYKSVVVTTGKRDQRFRIEHAQHLASGTAARFGDQGIVASMQPQHLLDDADSARKKLGVDRAERESYLFQSLLANNALLALGSDWPVADINPLFAIRTAMKRIPPGWDNAWIPSERISFTDALIAHTLSAARACFLENDVGSLSPGKIADFVILSTFSWEDFAAEVSASIEATYVSGVQAYP, encoded by the exons ATGAATATTTACGTAGCCATCTCAGCCACCATCGCCCTCGCTCTTTCAATCTTCTCATTTCCTCTTCTCAACAACTTTT ATTTGCTGAAATTGACaccagcaacaacaacaacaacaacaacaaacttaGAAGCCGACTTAGTTGTAACCAATGGAGTTATATTCACGGGTGATGACTCTCTGCTGTTTGCTGATTCCATGGCCATAAAAAACGGCAGGATTGTCAGCGTTGGCAATTACTCTGCTGTTCAGCAATTGGCTGCTGATGGAACAAACGTGTTGAATCTTCAAGGGAAAGTTGTGGTTCCTGGCTTTATCGATTCTCATGTTCACTTCATCCCTGGAGGACTTCAG ATGGCGCGGGTGAAATTGCGAGGTGTTAGTCACAAGGATGAATTTGTGAGAAGGGTCAAAGAAGCAGTGAAAA ACTCGAAAAAGGGCTCCTGGATTTTGGGGGGTGGATGGAACAATGATCTCTGGGGAGGAGACCTGCCAATGGCATCGTGGATTGATGATATTACACCTCACAATCCA GTTTGGTTATCAAGGATGGATGGTCATATGGGCTTGGCCAATTCAGTGGCCCTACAGCTTGTTGGGATTACTAATTTATCTGAAGATCCAAATGGTGGAACTATAATGAAGACATCTAGTGGAG AACCTACTGGACTGCTGATTGATGCTGCAATGAAGCTTATTCTCCCATGGATTCCAGAGGTATCGGTCGATGAAAGAAGGGAAGCATTACTTAGAGCTAGCAATCTCGCCCTGTCGAGGGGAGTGACAACTGTTGTTGATTTTGGAAGATATTATCCCGGGGAATCAGTTCAACTCTCCTGGGAAGATTTTGCAG ATGTCTACCAATGGGCGTCTTATTCGGAGAAGATGAAGATCAGGGTTTGCTTGTTCTTTCCACTGGAGACATGGTCAAGTTTAGCT GATCTTATTAACAAAACAGGTCATGTCCTAAGTGATTGGGTTTACTTGGGCGGTGTGAAGGCTTTTGCTGATGGATCTTTAGGTTCTAATAGTGCTCTCTTTCATGAG CCATATGCCGATGAGCCTCATAATTATGGCCTACAAGTAATGGAACTAGAAAGTCTTTTGAGCATGACCATGGCATCGGATAAATCTGGGCTTCAG GTTGCTATTCATGCTATAGGTGATAGAGCAAATGATTTGGTTCTGGATATGTACAAATCAGTTGTTGTAACAACTGGAAAGAGAGACCAAAGATTTAGG aTTGAGCACGCCCAACATCTAGCTTCCGGAACAGCTGCCCGATTCGGCGATCAAGGGATTGTTGCTTCAATGCAG CCACAGCACCTTTTAGATGATGCTGATTCTGCAAGAAAAAAGCTGGGAGTGGATAGGGCTGAAAGAGAATCTTACTTGTTTCAGTCACTTTTAGCTAACAATGCACTATTGGCACTAGGATCTGACTGGCCA GTTGCAGATATCAATCCTTTATTTGCTATCAGGACAGCAATGAAAAGAATACCTCCTGGTTGGGACAATGCTTGGATTCCATCAGAGAGAATTTCATTCACTGATGCTTTGATTGC GCATACTCTTTCGGCTGCTCGTGCATGCTTTCTTGAAAATGATGTGGGATCATTGTCTCCTGGGAAAATTGCAGATTTTGTCATCTTGTCCACATTTTCATGGGAAGACTTTGCAGCCGAAGTGTCAGCATCTATTGAAGCAACTTACGTCTCTGGTGTACAAGCCTATCCTTAA
- the LOC102606925 gene encoding protein LONG AFTER FAR-RED 3 isoform X3, translating into MNIYVAISATIALALSIFSFPLLNNFYLLKLTPATTTTTTTNLEADLVVTNGVIFTGDDSLLFADSMAIKNGRIVSVGNYSAVQQLAADGTNVLNLQGKVVVPGFIDSHVHFIPGGLQMARVKLRGVSHKDEFVRRVKEAVKNSKKGSWILGGGWNNDLWGGDLPMASWIDDITPHNPVWLSRMDGHMGLANSVALQLVGITNLSEDPNGGTIMKTSSGEPTGLLIDAAMKLILPWIPEVSVDERREALLRASNLALSRGVTTVVDFGRYYPGESVQLSWEDFADVYQWASYSEKMKIRVCLFFPLETWSSLADLINKTGHVLSDWVYLGGVKAFADGSLGSNSALFHEPYADEPHNYGLQVMELESLLSMTMASDKSGLQVAIHAIGDRANDLVLDMYKSVVVTTGKRDQRFRIEHAQHLASGTAARFGDQGIVASMQPQHLLDDADSARKKLGVDRAERESYLFQSLLANNALLALGSDWPVADINPLFAIRTAMKRIPPGWDNAWIPSERISFTDALIAHTLSAAACMLS; encoded by the exons ATGAATATTTACGTAGCCATCTCAGCCACCATCGCCCTCGCTCTTTCAATCTTCTCATTTCCTCTTCTCAACAACTTTT ATTTGCTGAAATTGACaccagcaacaacaacaacaacaacaacaaacttaGAAGCCGACTTAGTTGTAACCAATGGAGTTATATTCACGGGTGATGACTCTCTGCTGTTTGCTGATTCCATGGCCATAAAAAACGGCAGGATTGTCAGCGTTGGCAATTACTCTGCTGTTCAGCAATTGGCTGCTGATGGAACAAACGTGTTGAATCTTCAAGGGAAAGTTGTGGTTCCTGGCTTTATCGATTCTCATGTTCACTTCATCCCTGGAGGACTTCAG ATGGCGCGGGTGAAATTGCGAGGTGTTAGTCACAAGGATGAATTTGTGAGAAGGGTCAAAGAAGCAGTGAAAA ACTCGAAAAAGGGCTCCTGGATTTTGGGGGGTGGATGGAACAATGATCTCTGGGGAGGAGACCTGCCAATGGCATCGTGGATTGATGATATTACACCTCACAATCCA GTTTGGTTATCAAGGATGGATGGTCATATGGGCTTGGCCAATTCAGTGGCCCTACAGCTTGTTGGGATTACTAATTTATCTGAAGATCCAAATGGTGGAACTATAATGAAGACATCTAGTGGAG AACCTACTGGACTGCTGATTGATGCTGCAATGAAGCTTATTCTCCCATGGATTCCAGAGGTATCGGTCGATGAAAGAAGGGAAGCATTACTTAGAGCTAGCAATCTCGCCCTGTCGAGGGGAGTGACAACTGTTGTTGATTTTGGAAGATATTATCCCGGGGAATCAGTTCAACTCTCCTGGGAAGATTTTGCAG ATGTCTACCAATGGGCGTCTTATTCGGAGAAGATGAAGATCAGGGTTTGCTTGTTCTTTCCACTGGAGACATGGTCAAGTTTAGCT GATCTTATTAACAAAACAGGTCATGTCCTAAGTGATTGGGTTTACTTGGGCGGTGTGAAGGCTTTTGCTGATGGATCTTTAGGTTCTAATAGTGCTCTCTTTCATGAG CCATATGCCGATGAGCCTCATAATTATGGCCTACAAGTAATGGAACTAGAAAGTCTTTTGAGCATGACCATGGCATCGGATAAATCTGGGCTTCAG GTTGCTATTCATGCTATAGGTGATAGAGCAAATGATTTGGTTCTGGATATGTACAAATCAGTTGTTGTAACAACTGGAAAGAGAGACCAAAGATTTAGG aTTGAGCACGCCCAACATCTAGCTTCCGGAACAGCTGCCCGATTCGGCGATCAAGGGATTGTTGCTTCAATGCAG CCACAGCACCTTTTAGATGATGCTGATTCTGCAAGAAAAAAGCTGGGAGTGGATAGGGCTGAAAGAGAATCTTACTTGTTTCAGTCACTTTTAGCTAACAATGCACTATTGGCACTAGGATCTGACTGGCCA GTTGCAGATATCAATCCTTTATTTGCTATCAGGACAGCAATGAAAAGAATACCTCCTGGTTGGGACAATGCTTGGATTCCATCAGAGAGAATTTCATTCACTGATGCTTTGATTGC GCATACTCTTTCGGCTGCAGCGTGCATGCTTTCTTGA
- the LOC102606925 gene encoding protein LONG AFTER FAR-RED 3 isoform X7 has translation MNIYVAISATIALALSIFSFPLLNNFYLLKLTPATTTTTTTNLEADLVVTNGVIFTGDDSLLFADSMAIKNGRIVSVGNYSAVQQLAADGTNVLNLQGKVVVPGFIDSHVHFIPGGLQMARVKLRGVSHKDEFVRRVKEAVKNSKKGSWILGGGWNNDLWGGDLPMASWIDDITPHNPVWLSRMDGHMGLANSVALQLVGITNLSEDPNGGTIMKTSSGEPTGLLIDAAMKLILPWIPEVSVDERREALLRASNLALSRGVTTVVDFGRYYPGESVQLSWEDFADVYQWASYSEKMKIRVCLFFPLETWSSLADLINKTGHVLSDWVYLGGVKAFADGSLGSNSALFHEPYADEPHNYGLQVMELESLLSMTMASDKSGLQVAIHAIGDRANDLVLDMYKSVVVTTGKRDQRFRIEHAQHLASGTAARFGDQGIVASMQMMLILQEKSWEWIGLKENLTCFSHF, from the exons ATGAATATTTACGTAGCCATCTCAGCCACCATCGCCCTCGCTCTTTCAATCTTCTCATTTCCTCTTCTCAACAACTTTT ATTTGCTGAAATTGACaccagcaacaacaacaacaacaacaacaaacttaGAAGCCGACTTAGTTGTAACCAATGGAGTTATATTCACGGGTGATGACTCTCTGCTGTTTGCTGATTCCATGGCCATAAAAAACGGCAGGATTGTCAGCGTTGGCAATTACTCTGCTGTTCAGCAATTGGCTGCTGATGGAACAAACGTGTTGAATCTTCAAGGGAAAGTTGTGGTTCCTGGCTTTATCGATTCTCATGTTCACTTCATCCCTGGAGGACTTCAG ATGGCGCGGGTGAAATTGCGAGGTGTTAGTCACAAGGATGAATTTGTGAGAAGGGTCAAAGAAGCAGTGAAAA ACTCGAAAAAGGGCTCCTGGATTTTGGGGGGTGGATGGAACAATGATCTCTGGGGAGGAGACCTGCCAATGGCATCGTGGATTGATGATATTACACCTCACAATCCA GTTTGGTTATCAAGGATGGATGGTCATATGGGCTTGGCCAATTCAGTGGCCCTACAGCTTGTTGGGATTACTAATTTATCTGAAGATCCAAATGGTGGAACTATAATGAAGACATCTAGTGGAG AACCTACTGGACTGCTGATTGATGCTGCAATGAAGCTTATTCTCCCATGGATTCCAGAGGTATCGGTCGATGAAAGAAGGGAAGCATTACTTAGAGCTAGCAATCTCGCCCTGTCGAGGGGAGTGACAACTGTTGTTGATTTTGGAAGATATTATCCCGGGGAATCAGTTCAACTCTCCTGGGAAGATTTTGCAG ATGTCTACCAATGGGCGTCTTATTCGGAGAAGATGAAGATCAGGGTTTGCTTGTTCTTTCCACTGGAGACATGGTCAAGTTTAGCT GATCTTATTAACAAAACAGGTCATGTCCTAAGTGATTGGGTTTACTTGGGCGGTGTGAAGGCTTTTGCTGATGGATCTTTAGGTTCTAATAGTGCTCTCTTTCATGAG CCATATGCCGATGAGCCTCATAATTATGGCCTACAAGTAATGGAACTAGAAAGTCTTTTGAGCATGACCATGGCATCGGATAAATCTGGGCTTCAG GTTGCTATTCATGCTATAGGTGATAGAGCAAATGATTTGGTTCTGGATATGTACAAATCAGTTGTTGTAACAACTGGAAAGAGAGACCAAAGATTTAGG aTTGAGCACGCCCAACATCTAGCTTCCGGAACAGCTGCCCGATTCGGCGATCAAGGGATTGTTGCTTCAATGCAG ATGATGCTGATTCTGCAAGAAAAAAGCTGGGAGTGGATAGGGCTGAAAGAGAATCTTACTTGTTTCAGTCACTTTTAG
- the LOC102606925 gene encoding protein LONG AFTER FAR-RED 3 isoform X2 has product MNIYVAISATIALALSIFSFPLLNNFYLLKLTPATTTTTTTNLEADLVVTNGVIFTGDDSLLFADSMAIKNGRIVSVGNYSAVQQLAADGTNVLNLQGKVVVPGFIDSHVHFIPGGLQMARVKLRGVSHKDEFVRRVKEAVKNSKKGSWILGGGWNNDLWGGDLPMASWIDDITPHNPVWLSRMDGHMGLANSVALQLVGITNLSEDPNGGTIMKTSSGEPTGLLIDAAMKLILPWIPEVSVDERREALLRASNLALSRGVTTVVDFGRYYPGESVQLSWEDFADVYQWASYSEKMKIRVCLFFPLETWSSLADLINKTGHVLSDWVYLGGVKAFADGSLGSNSALFHEPYADEPHNYGLQVMELESLLSMTMASDKSGLQVAIHAIGDRANDLVLDMYKSVVVTTGKRDQRFRIEHAQHLASGTAARFGDQGIVASMQVADINPLFAIRTAMKRIPPGWDNAWIPSERISFTDALIAHTLSAARACFLENDVGSLSPGKIADFVILSTFSWEDFAAEVSASIEATYVSGVQAYP; this is encoded by the exons ATGAATATTTACGTAGCCATCTCAGCCACCATCGCCCTCGCTCTTTCAATCTTCTCATTTCCTCTTCTCAACAACTTTT ATTTGCTGAAATTGACaccagcaacaacaacaacaacaacaacaaacttaGAAGCCGACTTAGTTGTAACCAATGGAGTTATATTCACGGGTGATGACTCTCTGCTGTTTGCTGATTCCATGGCCATAAAAAACGGCAGGATTGTCAGCGTTGGCAATTACTCTGCTGTTCAGCAATTGGCTGCTGATGGAACAAACGTGTTGAATCTTCAAGGGAAAGTTGTGGTTCCTGGCTTTATCGATTCTCATGTTCACTTCATCCCTGGAGGACTTCAG ATGGCGCGGGTGAAATTGCGAGGTGTTAGTCACAAGGATGAATTTGTGAGAAGGGTCAAAGAAGCAGTGAAAA ACTCGAAAAAGGGCTCCTGGATTTTGGGGGGTGGATGGAACAATGATCTCTGGGGAGGAGACCTGCCAATGGCATCGTGGATTGATGATATTACACCTCACAATCCA GTTTGGTTATCAAGGATGGATGGTCATATGGGCTTGGCCAATTCAGTGGCCCTACAGCTTGTTGGGATTACTAATTTATCTGAAGATCCAAATGGTGGAACTATAATGAAGACATCTAGTGGAG AACCTACTGGACTGCTGATTGATGCTGCAATGAAGCTTATTCTCCCATGGATTCCAGAGGTATCGGTCGATGAAAGAAGGGAAGCATTACTTAGAGCTAGCAATCTCGCCCTGTCGAGGGGAGTGACAACTGTTGTTGATTTTGGAAGATATTATCCCGGGGAATCAGTTCAACTCTCCTGGGAAGATTTTGCAG ATGTCTACCAATGGGCGTCTTATTCGGAGAAGATGAAGATCAGGGTTTGCTTGTTCTTTCCACTGGAGACATGGTCAAGTTTAGCT GATCTTATTAACAAAACAGGTCATGTCCTAAGTGATTGGGTTTACTTGGGCGGTGTGAAGGCTTTTGCTGATGGATCTTTAGGTTCTAATAGTGCTCTCTTTCATGAG CCATATGCCGATGAGCCTCATAATTATGGCCTACAAGTAATGGAACTAGAAAGTCTTTTGAGCATGACCATGGCATCGGATAAATCTGGGCTTCAG GTTGCTATTCATGCTATAGGTGATAGAGCAAATGATTTGGTTCTGGATATGTACAAATCAGTTGTTGTAACAACTGGAAAGAGAGACCAAAGATTTAGG aTTGAGCACGCCCAACATCTAGCTTCCGGAACAGCTGCCCGATTCGGCGATCAAGGGATTGTTGCTTCAATGCAG GTTGCAGATATCAATCCTTTATTTGCTATCAGGACAGCAATGAAAAGAATACCTCCTGGTTGGGACAATGCTTGGATTCCATCAGAGAGAATTTCATTCACTGATGCTTTGATTGC GCATACTCTTTCGGCTGCTCGTGCATGCTTTCTTGAAAATGATGTGGGATCATTGTCTCCTGGGAAAATTGCAGATTTTGTCATCTTGTCCACATTTTCATGGGAAGACTTTGCAGCCGAAGTGTCAGCATCTATTGAAGCAACTTACGTCTCTGGTGTACAAGCCTATCCTTAA
- the LOC102606925 gene encoding protein LONG AFTER FAR-RED 3 isoform X6: MNIYVAISATIALALSIFSFPLLNNFYLLKLTPATTTTTTTNLEADLVVTNGVIFTGDDSLLFADSMAIKNGRIVSVGNYSAVQQLAADGTNVLNLQGKVVVPGFIDSHVHFIPGGLQMARVKLRGVSHKDEFVRRVKEAVKNSKKGSWILGGGWNNDLWGGDLPMASWIDDITPHNPVWLSRMDGHMGLANSVALQLVGITNLSEDPNGGTIMKTSSGEPTGLLIDAAMKLILPWIPEVSVDERREALLRASNLALSRGVTTVVDFGRYYPGESVQLSWEDFADVYQWASYSEKMKIRVCLFFPLETWSSLADLINKTGHVLSDWVYLGGVKAFADGSLGSNSALFHEIEHAQHLASGTAARFGDQGIVASMQVADINPLFAIRTAMKRIPPGWDNAWIPSERISFTDALIAHTLSAARACFLENDVGSLSPGKIADFVILSTFSWEDFAAEVSASIEATYVSGVQAYP; this comes from the exons ATGAATATTTACGTAGCCATCTCAGCCACCATCGCCCTCGCTCTTTCAATCTTCTCATTTCCTCTTCTCAACAACTTTT ATTTGCTGAAATTGACaccagcaacaacaacaacaacaacaacaaacttaGAAGCCGACTTAGTTGTAACCAATGGAGTTATATTCACGGGTGATGACTCTCTGCTGTTTGCTGATTCCATGGCCATAAAAAACGGCAGGATTGTCAGCGTTGGCAATTACTCTGCTGTTCAGCAATTGGCTGCTGATGGAACAAACGTGTTGAATCTTCAAGGGAAAGTTGTGGTTCCTGGCTTTATCGATTCTCATGTTCACTTCATCCCTGGAGGACTTCAG ATGGCGCGGGTGAAATTGCGAGGTGTTAGTCACAAGGATGAATTTGTGAGAAGGGTCAAAGAAGCAGTGAAAA ACTCGAAAAAGGGCTCCTGGATTTTGGGGGGTGGATGGAACAATGATCTCTGGGGAGGAGACCTGCCAATGGCATCGTGGATTGATGATATTACACCTCACAATCCA GTTTGGTTATCAAGGATGGATGGTCATATGGGCTTGGCCAATTCAGTGGCCCTACAGCTTGTTGGGATTACTAATTTATCTGAAGATCCAAATGGTGGAACTATAATGAAGACATCTAGTGGAG AACCTACTGGACTGCTGATTGATGCTGCAATGAAGCTTATTCTCCCATGGATTCCAGAGGTATCGGTCGATGAAAGAAGGGAAGCATTACTTAGAGCTAGCAATCTCGCCCTGTCGAGGGGAGTGACAACTGTTGTTGATTTTGGAAGATATTATCCCGGGGAATCAGTTCAACTCTCCTGGGAAGATTTTGCAG ATGTCTACCAATGGGCGTCTTATTCGGAGAAGATGAAGATCAGGGTTTGCTTGTTCTTTCCACTGGAGACATGGTCAAGTTTAGCT GATCTTATTAACAAAACAGGTCATGTCCTAAGTGATTGGGTTTACTTGGGCGGTGTGAAGGCTTTTGCTGATGGATCTTTAGGTTCTAATAGTGCTCTCTTTCATGAG aTTGAGCACGCCCAACATCTAGCTTCCGGAACAGCTGCCCGATTCGGCGATCAAGGGATTGTTGCTTCAATGCAG GTTGCAGATATCAATCCTTTATTTGCTATCAGGACAGCAATGAAAAGAATACCTCCTGGTTGGGACAATGCTTGGATTCCATCAGAGAGAATTTCATTCACTGATGCTTTGATTGC GCATACTCTTTCGGCTGCTCGTGCATGCTTTCTTGAAAATGATGTGGGATCATTGTCTCCTGGGAAAATTGCAGATTTTGTCATCTTGTCCACATTTTCATGGGAAGACTTTGCAGCCGAAGTGTCAGCATCTATTGAAGCAACTTACGTCTCTGGTGTACAAGCCTATCCTTAA
- the LOC102606925 gene encoding protein LONG AFTER FAR-RED 3 isoform X4: MNIYVAISATIALALSIFSFPLLNNFYLLKLTPATTTTTTTNLEADLVVTNGVIFTGDDSLLFADSMAIKNGRIVSVGNYSAVQQLAADGTNVLNLQGKVVVPGFIDSHVHFIPGGLQMARVKLRGVSHKDEFVRRVKEAVKNSKKGSWILGGGWNNDLWGGDLPMASWIDDITPHNPVWLSRMDGHMGLANSVALQLVGITNLSEDPNGGTIMKTSSGEPTGLLIDAAMKLILPWIPEVSVDERREALLRASNLALSRGVTTVVDFGRYYPGESVQLSWEDFADVYQWASYSEKMKIRVCLFFPLETWSSLADLINKTGHVLSDWVYLGGVKAFADGSLGSNSALFHEIEHAQHLASGTAARFGDQGIVASMQPQHLLDDADSARKKLGVDRAERESYLFQSLLANNALLALGSDWPVADINPLFAIRTAMKRIPPGWDNAWIPSERISFTDALIAHTLSAARACFLENDVGSLSPGKIADFVILSTFSWEDFAAEVSASIEATYVSGVQAYP; this comes from the exons ATGAATATTTACGTAGCCATCTCAGCCACCATCGCCCTCGCTCTTTCAATCTTCTCATTTCCTCTTCTCAACAACTTTT ATTTGCTGAAATTGACaccagcaacaacaacaacaacaacaacaaacttaGAAGCCGACTTAGTTGTAACCAATGGAGTTATATTCACGGGTGATGACTCTCTGCTGTTTGCTGATTCCATGGCCATAAAAAACGGCAGGATTGTCAGCGTTGGCAATTACTCTGCTGTTCAGCAATTGGCTGCTGATGGAACAAACGTGTTGAATCTTCAAGGGAAAGTTGTGGTTCCTGGCTTTATCGATTCTCATGTTCACTTCATCCCTGGAGGACTTCAG ATGGCGCGGGTGAAATTGCGAGGTGTTAGTCACAAGGATGAATTTGTGAGAAGGGTCAAAGAAGCAGTGAAAA ACTCGAAAAAGGGCTCCTGGATTTTGGGGGGTGGATGGAACAATGATCTCTGGGGAGGAGACCTGCCAATGGCATCGTGGATTGATGATATTACACCTCACAATCCA GTTTGGTTATCAAGGATGGATGGTCATATGGGCTTGGCCAATTCAGTGGCCCTACAGCTTGTTGGGATTACTAATTTATCTGAAGATCCAAATGGTGGAACTATAATGAAGACATCTAGTGGAG AACCTACTGGACTGCTGATTGATGCTGCAATGAAGCTTATTCTCCCATGGATTCCAGAGGTATCGGTCGATGAAAGAAGGGAAGCATTACTTAGAGCTAGCAATCTCGCCCTGTCGAGGGGAGTGACAACTGTTGTTGATTTTGGAAGATATTATCCCGGGGAATCAGTTCAACTCTCCTGGGAAGATTTTGCAG ATGTCTACCAATGGGCGTCTTATTCGGAGAAGATGAAGATCAGGGTTTGCTTGTTCTTTCCACTGGAGACATGGTCAAGTTTAGCT GATCTTATTAACAAAACAGGTCATGTCCTAAGTGATTGGGTTTACTTGGGCGGTGTGAAGGCTTTTGCTGATGGATCTTTAGGTTCTAATAGTGCTCTCTTTCATGAG aTTGAGCACGCCCAACATCTAGCTTCCGGAACAGCTGCCCGATTCGGCGATCAAGGGATTGTTGCTTCAATGCAG CCACAGCACCTTTTAGATGATGCTGATTCTGCAAGAAAAAAGCTGGGAGTGGATAGGGCTGAAAGAGAATCTTACTTGTTTCAGTCACTTTTAGCTAACAATGCACTATTGGCACTAGGATCTGACTGGCCA GTTGCAGATATCAATCCTTTATTTGCTATCAGGACAGCAATGAAAAGAATACCTCCTGGTTGGGACAATGCTTGGATTCCATCAGAGAGAATTTCATTCACTGATGCTTTGATTGC GCATACTCTTTCGGCTGCTCGTGCATGCTTTCTTGAAAATGATGTGGGATCATTGTCTCCTGGGAAAATTGCAGATTTTGTCATCTTGTCCACATTTTCATGGGAAGACTTTGCAGCCGAAGTGTCAGCATCTATTGAAGCAACTTACGTCTCTGGTGTACAAGCCTATCCTTAA